A DNA window from Acropora palmata chromosome 12, jaAcrPala1.3, whole genome shotgun sequence contains the following coding sequences:
- the LOC141859857 gene encoding uncharacterized protein LOC141859857, with the protein MAEHFYSVKTALRVGIAQILAGLTSIGIGAYNTRNENHEAFIEFKPEGLPVWSGALFLISGGVGCLSYKRPKKSTIHVFLMLCILVAITSILMYWIIMPLIVKGEKPIEWNLYFGAFLGIVALIFVVSMKGSFVAFKASFFQYNCLSKAPQTQDSEPVELDSSSACMIRSTSLASDDTQQELREGRRVSRTSRSQRQASSMPHPYSNHSTPYSNHSAHSQHRPRGHSSQRSMERETRMIQIDTRPPPPPYQTLKLPHLPSYTELEISAPPPPYREKKDGR; encoded by the exons ATGGCCGAGCATTTTTATTCTGTCAAAACAGCGCTGCGTGTTGGAATAGCGCAGATACTAGCGGGACTCACAAGTATTGGCATTGGAGCTTATAatacaagaaatgaaaatcatgAAGCATTTATCGAGTTTAAGCCAGAAGGTCTCCCTGTCTGGTCTGGAGCACTG TTTCTTATTTCAGGAGGTGTTGGGTGTCTGAGTTATAAGAGACCCAAAAAGTCGACT ATACATGTTTTCTTGATGCTGTGCATTTTAGTAGCCATTACCAGTATACTCATGTATTGGATCATCATGCCATTGATTGTCAAAGGAGAAAAACCAATAGAGTGGAATTTGTACTTTGGTGCCTTTCTTGGCattgtagcacttatatttgtTGTCAGCATGAAGGGCTCATTTGTTGCTTTCAAAGCATCATTTTTCCAGTACAACTGCCTTAGCAAAGCTCCTCAAACGCAG GATTCTGAACCAGTGGAACTTGACTCATCATCAGCTTGCATGATTAGATCAACATCTCTTGCATCAGACGACACACAGCAAGAACTACGTGAGGGGAGAAGG GTATCAAGAACATCTAGGTCACAACGTCAAGCTTCGTCAATGCCACATCCGTATTCAAACCATTCCACTCCATATTCAAACCACTCAGCTCATAGTCAACACAGACCAAGAGGCCATTCAAGTCAGAGGAGCATGGAGAGGGAAACAAGAATGATACAGATAGATACCAGACCCCCTCCTCCTCCCTATCAAACACTGAAGCTTCCTCACTTGCCATCTTACACAGAGTTGGAAATTTCTGCTCCTCCCCCACCATATCGGGAGAAAAAAGACGGTAGATAG
- the LOC141859862 gene encoding uncharacterized protein LOC141859862 yields METGSLFQVAIFAVLISLSYSAPIEDEDDAGVAERKPLLEKLGMELYRDPQHHMPHKKLCYCGYGSGPPVMPPMPWPGFPPLPKPWPQPYRPVSRKGGDSSDEEE; encoded by the exons ATGGAGACAGGATCACTTTTTCAAGTTGCAATTTTTGCTGTTCTTATTTCTCTAAGTTACAGCGCTCCAATTGAAGACGAGGACGATGCCGGTGTCGCCGAAAGAAAACCCCTTCTGGAAAAACTAGGAATGGAGCTTTATAG GGATCCGCAGCATCACATGCCGCACAAAAAGCTATGCTATTGTGGTTATGGTTCTGGTCCACCAGTTATGCCTCCAATGCCGTGGCCTGGATTTCCCCCCCTGCCCAAACCCTGGCCGCAACCATATCGCCCAGTATCTCGTAAAGGAGGTGATTCATCCGATGAAGAGGAGTAG